GATAAGCAAACAGGCTTTTTGCAATCGGAATGGTATGGGATACCATAAATTCAATTACTGGGTTAAAAAATTCCGCGGCAAGAATGTAGCCACCATATCACCGCCCCTTGGGTTCAGTCAGATTTCAGTTCCACAACCGGAGTTACTGGGCCAAGACCAACAGGCGCTGGCAGCAATCACTTTTCCATCCGGAGCGCGTATAGAGCTCTTCGGTTCTCTTGACGCATCTTTTATCAGGAAGCTCATTCTTTAAAATGCTGGCCTTATCTACTAGTTGCCGGTATTTCCTATACCGGAGCCCAACAGACATGCGCTATGGAATCTACAGCCTAGCCGGACTGGTACGCAATGAACTGGGCTTTGATCCATCGAGCGGCGATGTTTTCGTTTTCTTAGGTAAACGACTTAATCAAATCCGGCTCTTGCAGTGGGATCGGGACGGGTTTGCCATGTATATCAAAAAGCTTGAACAGGGCACTTTTGAATGGCCAAAGTCAGAAAATATAGCCATCACCAGCCATCAATTGACACTTCTTTTACAGGGTGTAATGCTGGATTCCGTCCGCCTCAGAAAACGTTATCAGCACACAAATCAGGTCATAAAAATAAGCAGTAAAACCGCCTAAAAAGGAC
The genomic region above belongs to Dyadobacter pollutisoli and contains:
- the tnpA gene encoding IS66 family insertion sequence element accessory protein TnpA, which translates into the protein MKNETEKMRELYDQWQTQGISKQAFCNRNGMGYHKFNYWVKKFRGKNVATISPPLGFSQISVPQPELLGQDQQALAAITFPSGARIELFGSLDASFIRKLIL
- the tnpB gene encoding IS66 family insertion sequence element accessory protein TnpB (TnpB, as the term is used for proteins encoded by IS66 family insertion elements, is considered an accessory protein, since TnpC, encoded by a neighboring gene, is a DDE family transposase.), with product MLALSTSCRYFLYRSPTDMRYGIYSLAGLVRNELGFDPSSGDVFVFLGKRLNQIRLLQWDRDGFAMYIKKLEQGTFEWPKSENIAITSHQLTLLLQGVMLDSVRLRKRYQHTNQVIKISSKTA